The window CGCCGTTTAAGGAAGATAATTAAATAATAAGTAAGCCTATCCGGCATTTTAATATACCCCCACTCTGGTTAATAATCGCTCGCGCGTCGCTGATGGTCAATAACATCCTTGAGCTGCCTTAGACATCCCATTTCACTACCTTCTTTATCctattcttcttcttctcccagTAAATACACACCATGGAAATTGACCCTCCAGCATCCTCCTCAACGTCTCCCGTCGCCTACCTTGACACTCAACTCGCTTCGGCCCCGGAGGAGCTCAAGCCTTGGTGGACTAAGATTAAGGATCAGTATGAACGAAAGTGCGTCGCTTCTCTTGGACATTGCTATAACAAGGGGGCTAATTATTGATCAGGTTGTGGCATAACCTGACTGTCACATTGACCCAGTTTGTATTTCTTCCGGGGACTGGACAGTATCAAATCGAGCTGTTTGAGAAGTGCGCATCACCTTACATGTACCTTGGAGACAAGTGCTGATAAATGATGGTTAGGTTCATTAAAACAGTTGAAAGTAAGATCAATGCTTTAAAGCTGGTAGAGATTGCCCGACGAGTTGGCCGCGAATTCTCTGGTAAGTCATCGCGCAACAAGACAACGAGGCATCATTAACACTAAAATCTGGTTCCACAGAACCCGATCTTACTCTCAAATTCCTCCAGTCTGTCCATTCACGCCTCGCCTCTCCCTACCCCAAACCCGCTACGGAATCCACTCCTGAAGTTCCCGCTCCTCCACCACCTGCAGCTTCAGCATTCGccctttctctctcctctATTGCTTATGCTCAGCTTCTCCTTGGCGACCTTCCTGCCTGTAAATCATCCTTGGACGAATGCGAGAAACTCTTGTCTGAACAAGATACAGTGGAGCCTGTGGTGAATGCTGGATACTATGGTGTGGCGGGTGACTATTTCAAGGTCAAGGCAGATTATGCGCCGTATTACAAGAACGCGTTGTTGTATCTTGCTTGCGTGGACGTGAATGCAGAGTTGGAAGCGGAGGACAGAAAGAGTCGGGCGCATGATTTGTGTATCGCGGCATTACTGGGAGAGACTATCTATAACTTTGGAGAGCTGGTGAGTCATCTGGTCTGCCTGAAGGAAACATCATCTGATTAATATAAAGCTGCAACACCCCATCCTCCAAACACTCACCGGCACAGAATACGAATGGATCAAGTCCATGATCTCCGCGTTCAATGCGGGTGAAATTGGCAAATTCGAGTCTCTTTGCAACAACCTTCCCAATGAACCCATTTTGGAAGCTTccctttcttttttgcGCCAAAAGATCTGTCTGATGGCGCTTATCCAGGCCGTTTTTGCTAGACCAAGGGATGGGTCAAGTAGGTTGATGACATTCCAGAGTATCGGAGAGGCGACGAGATTGCCTGTGCACGAGGTCGAACACCTGATCATGAAGGCTCTGAGGTAAgcttttcttctttttctttaTCGTTCAACTGACTGACAGGGCCGGATTAGTTTGGGGCTCATCCGAGGTTCTCTTGATCAAGTAGGCGGTACAGCAGACATCACATGGGTTCAGCCTAGAGTCCTTGAGGGCAAGCAACTTGATACCTTGGCGGAGCAATTCAAAGCATGGACTGAGAGCGTGGGCAAGACGGAGAAGAAGGTCGAGGACCAAGCGAAAGCCGCCAAGACACAGGTATTGGTCCAGTAGACAAAATAATCAACGATTAGATGGTCTTTCATAGTAGCAGAGGGGTGTAAAGTATGAACAAGCATGATTCATAATCTTTGGATCCCAGAGCATTTCAAAATGTGTTCAGAATGATGCTATGACCTTCGAGACGATGGCGAATCTTCGATCCAAACGCGTACAACATGAATAATTAATCGTAAAGGTGATCCAACTGATGCGCTAACCTATGCCTAGTGAGGGTATCCCCTCAAGTGAACCCGACACTATTGATTATTTCTAGACCATATTCTCCTCATCCCACCCATTTTTATGCCTCATCTTTTTAACTTGTCGTTTTATCAAATCCTTCATCAACCCTGACCATCTCTCTTTGCCCAGTACCTTCATATCCTTGGCATCACCTTCCGCCAACTCATTGGCTACTTCCCGTATCTCACCATTcgcttcttcatcctccccACGCCTTTCACCTCCATCTCTGCCGTTCTCCGCTTTTAACAGTGATCCACGCCACCTCTCAAATTGCTTCAACTCTGCTCCTTCAAGCTTCTGCAATATCCCACCCAATACCAGGATCTCGGCGAACAGAGAGCGGTAATTGATTACCTTAGTAAGCATGTCTGATTGGCTTTTCTTGGAATGATGTTCTTTATCAGGGTCTGCTCCCGGATCTGAAGAAGATTTGTTATTTTTATCTTTATCCGTTGCGTTACGCTGTGCTTGCTCTTCCCCTGCCCAGACGGACACGATGCTGGCATCATCCCCTCTTATAGCTTTAACGTCTCGGATCTGGACTATTGTATTATGTATAAGCTATCTTGAAGAAAACAAAGGAGAAGGGTGAGAGAAATAGCACTCACCATTTCGGTCGGCGAGCAAGATTGTTCGCTCCACACCCTTTTGCATGCTATCCAACAACATTTGCCTTGCCTCAACCTCAAAACTGACAGTCTTCGCCAACAACTGCTTCAGCAAGTCTACTTCAAGCTTTCGTTCTTccttggagatgatgaagcgATCACCAGACTCCGACTCAACTACGGCCGGATGGGGTGATTGTTCTGTTCCGTTATTATCGGAGTTGGAGCCATTGCCTGGTGAACCATCTTCCTCTCGTCGAGCGTCTTCCTTGAGgtcttccttctccatttcCCGGAATTGGTCTATCACCCCATCTATCCCACTCTCCTGGGTACCGTGGACATCGACCTGGGTAGAACCTTCCTCTTGTAGGTCCCTCTTAGATTCACTTGACGCATCTCTTTCATTTGCTTCTGCCTCTGATTCTGCTtctgctcctgctcctgaTTTGTTGTCCTCGTCTTCGCTGGCATCATCTTCACTCTCTCCTCTGGCATCAAGCCCATTTGACGCAATGTTTCCTTGTAGAAGTTTATCCCTCAGATCGGCGTACGACTTGTGGTATCGGTCAATATAATCCACATGTGGCGCAAAAGCTTCTGGGGAACGTTGCTGCTCAATGATGAAAGTTTCGCGATTGACATTGTGTTGTGAGAATGTGCTCAGCTGAAGACGCGGGCGCGAGAAAAGTCAACATGGGTGTACGTCACGGACAAAGTCATGAGGAAAATCACGTACCAGACCGGTGATCGTCTGTACAGCAAATGAAGTGACGATAGGCACAGCCATAAGTGCGTATACGATAAATACAACCTTGCCTGCAGGTTGTACAGGTACATAGTCGCCGAATCCTATAGTAAGAGATAGAACCATAACCATGTACATTGCATTGCTAGAAGTTGCTTAAATCAGTCCCTCTCTTTCAGTCTTGGGAATGGAACCTACCCATACGACCATCCTTCGATCTGTGAGAATGCTGTCGCCCCCAACAGCCAGAATACAATCAGAGAGATCGCACTCCATATCAAGTCATACAATTGGGTCATTCTACAAATCATATCAGTCATACAAGTCTAGTTTTGTCAACAAGATTTAGGACTCACAATTCCTCTCGGGAATTGATCTTATATACCAATgccatctcttccatcaaACCCGCTTTTGGTCTCATAGAGTTTGCCTCTCGATGGATTGCACGTTCAAAACGTAGTCTCCActttttcctcctctcttctgCTCTCTGACTGATGAAGCTGATGATCAAAGCAATTTCATTACCCAATTGGCTGATGGTGAGCACAGAAAAAGGGAAAATGAGGACCTTCCCCGCAGTCGTAGTGGGGACATAATCCCCATAACCAATAGTAAGTGCAGTTTGGACTGACATGTATATTCCGTCAACGTACTCCCAATCCTCAATTCTTGAGAAAACCAAGCTCTGCACACCCAGGATCGCAATGAAAACAGTGACCGAAAGCATGAAACGCCGTCCTTGACTTCTCACATCCCAATTGTCAGATTTTGAGTGTCCAAAGGCAAGGAAGTAGTGGAATAATAATgtgaaggagatgatggtTGAGCCGATGAAAGATACGATTGCACACCAGAAGCCTTCAAGGTACTGGTAGCTGACATCGTTGCGAGTGAGGATACcgaagacgatgaggttgacCGCGGCGACGACCGTTTTTCCTAACCAGCAATATAGGGACCACCTTCAGGCAACGTTAGATCCCTCTCAAAGAAGACATGTACACTTACTTGGTGGAGTGGTTGACCCAAAAAGGCGCTTTCGAAGAGAAGCGTATGACCAACAGGATATTGGCAATCACGTTTAGACCAAGACCCACTCCAGACAGAGCCAAAGATGCCTTCGGATCGGGCTGTGTGACTCCATTTTGACTATACCATCTTTGCTAGTATATAGGTCAGCTTATGTTAACTTAGTGATGAAGATAACCATACACTCAACGCTGGGATATCCATCAGCGTCGAAAACGGAGCAAGGATGGCGGATATCAAGGGACAGTACTTTGCAAAGCTCCGCAAGTTTTTTTTCTTGAACATCCTGCAAGATCTTGATGAAATATCCCTGACATGGCAGTTCTTCTTGACCGCCTGAACCTGCTGCTGTTCCTTTCTCCGCGCCACCGGAATGTGTTGCCACCTTGACGGTTTGGTGGTTGTTGTTGAAGAGACACTCTGAGGAGATGGTGTCCCCATGGCGGAAGCATACCTTAGGTATGTTTACCGACTATAAGTAGGGAGTGATTGGACATAAGCCGATATAGAGGATATGGAATTTGTGCGCTATTCGTTCGTTCTCGATTAGCGTTCGCCCGGCGGCGGGGGCGGTGAAAGATTCCGTGAAATCAACTATTTATTATGGCATCATCACTTTCTTATCTCTGGTGCCTTGGATCATTTCCTTTCGGATCCGAGAACCAATGAGGTCTGAGCAGAGGACGAAAATGGTTTGTCTATAATAAATCGCCGAGATAAAACCAGTTCGGCCGCTCACCTATCTAAATCATCCATAGATCCACAAGGGCAGCTAAGGCAATGGCTCAAGATGATACAGCCTCTTTTGCAGTTCCAAGCTCCTCAACTCCATCTATGGCCCCCTCAATTCCCGCCAAGTCTTCGTCAAGCTTGATTGGGGGCGTGACTCGGAAGCAGAACATCGCCTGCGATCAGTGCCGATCAAGAAAGACCAGGTGTTTAAGAGGTGATAAGAAGGATGTAGTAAGCTTTACAAAGGTTCATAACTTCGATACGAGACAGTAAAACTCATTCCGTTCCTATTGATCTACAGTGTGAGCAATGTAAATCCAAAGGCATTGAGTGTACCAGCAGCTACATCGAAGCCTTggcagagaagaagaagaaggcggACGAAGAGCAACCCAGCAACTTTCGtagaaagaagagaagaaaaagcaACAGTCACTCTCAACCACCACCGGTATCATTAAGTTCGGCTTTGTGTCCGGTTCACCCAGAGCTAGAGCGGCGCACCAGCAATGAAAGCGGGAATAGCAAAGCATCTTCTGTCTCCCAGATGGATCACAGTGCTATACAGTCCCCTGTGATGGGTATGGCATTAAGTATTGCTGGCGATGAAACTGATGCGGATAAGCTCCACCGGGTGCAAGCTGCTCAGCATGTTAGGGAGAATGCCAGCGCCATAGCAGAGTGAGTCTGAGTCTGACTACAGGCCATGTGGGCATGAGTCGCGATGTTAACAAACTCCTTAGCTCTCTTCACCTACTAGAAAATCTAACATCTGCCCAAGGCTCATCCGTCACTCTCCCTTTACCGCTCGCTCTATCTCTTCCTAATCATCCGCCCCCACAACCACCACCGCCTCTCACTCCCAGTGAGAAACAGCATGGCCTTATTCGCTatctcctctctccttATCCCGTTCTCATCCCGGTATTGGGATACTCCGATGTAGCCAGCATCGAATCTTGCAAACAAGGCCAAAGTGACTTATGGGAAGAAATGGGGGGCAAAGTCtgggaggaagagccgaGTGAAGCGCATAAGAGTATGAAAGCAGATGAACTTACCAAGTAAGCTTTTCCTCACCAGCTTTTGTACATCTATACTAATGACAATGTGCTTAGACTGGCCGATGACCTAATTGACTCGTACTTTTCCGTTGCACACATTCGTAACCCATGTTACGACCCGCCCACATTCCGTGCACGCCTCTGCACACCCAATACCCACCCTCAAGGCCCTATCCCCCATCCTATCCTCGCTACTGCTCTCGCATGGGGAGCTCGTTTCTCCGATCATCCTGTTGTCCAACAAGATAGGAATGAATGCTCTCAACGTCTTAGCGGTGGTGAGGAGCATGAAGTTCGGGAAAAAGGGAGGGGTAGGAAGAGAAGTCGATTAGTGCAGATGGCTGTGATCCGGGCAAGGGAAGTGTGTGAAATTTGCAGGATCTGGAGAATACCAAGTATAGAAAATGTCAAAGCTTTGGTTAACCTCGAAGGTCTGCTGGGTCGTAAGTCGCCATACATCTTCAAGAGAGAGCTTATCCAGAGCTCATCCTTATCTATCAGAGGTCCTCGTCAAGAACCGTAGTAAGTCTACCACCATTATAAGAATCTTCGTGAAAGTTAAACAATCTTAAAAAGACTGTCAAATGGTCTATGCCACCGCCGCTGTCAAGCACCTCCTAGCAATGGGATACAACTCCACACGAGCGATCCTCACAATTCCGGATGAAAAAGAACGGACAGATATTGTTTTAATATGGTGGGTCCTCATCGTCACTGATAGTTATCGGTCTGTGTTCTATCGGATCAAACCTTGTTTGTAAGCCTGTTTACCTTTCACCCATGGAGAGCGAGGATATTGAAGTTTGACGATCACGTACCATAACAAGACTGGACGATGATTATGATCTTGAACCTCCTGGGAGTACGCCCGATCTCTCAAACTTTACCCCAATAAATCTTTCTGAGCCGAGCCACGCAATCGTAAGTACATCTCCAACCACCCCAACCCCGCAATGGTTAGTGTAAAACTCCCGCTCATCCCTTGTAGCTATGGTTTTCTGCCGCCCAATCTGCCGCTTCCATGTGCCGGGCGCTCTCCCTCCGCCTTTGCTCACCCCATCTCCAAACTTCCGGTATCCCACTATCCCTCCTTCGCACATTCATTCACTCTGCCTCGATCTGGCGGACAAACTACCTCTCCAAACTGGGCGTCCCACCCGTCTGGCCCGAAAACTGGGATTTTCTCCAAGCTATGGCCGCATGTTCGGCAGACGTTTCGCACCATGCCCTGTGGCTCGTGCTTTATCGTGCACTAGAAGAATCTGGGgtagaggaagagagaaatGGCGGGGTtgggatggggatgggaggGATGGGGATAGAGGTTGAGGTGAAGAGTGTGAAAAGGAGGTTAAAGGAAGAAAGTGAACATGCGGCGTTGAGGATTGCGGCGCTGGTTGCGGTGTTGACGGAAAACGAGTATTTGAGCCTAGATCCGTGAGTTTCATTCTTTCAGCCTCATCATTAGCTACAAAACGACCATTGATTGAAAGAGACTGTCATTAGCCTCAGTATCCACCATCCGATATACGAAGCGGGTCTGTATTTAGCCCAGCGCGGACGAGCAGAGTATCTGGCCTGTGTGGTTGGGCTGAAGCAATACGCAATCACCTTCCCTGCCACGTGGGACGATGCTGAAGAACTTGAGAAGATCTATGCAGGCAGTCAGCAAGGCGATCCACGACTAGGCATCTGGTCGCAGTCGAAGGCGCATAGTGTTTCCATGAATAGCGTGTCGGATGGCGAGACAGCAAGGGGCGTCGCGGATACTGGAACCTGCTCCGAGGAGCCAGCTGTTATGCGGTCGATTGAGGAGCAGATGTGGCaaggaggatggaagaaaaCCATGTGGCAATTGTAGATTCCCAAGTAATTCGATGTATTTAGACTTTATAACGTGAAGGACAGGTTCCTTGTCAACCAAAAACAATTAGCGCGAATGACCCGTACACGACCATCGACGAAGCTGAAACCATCCGAAGAAAAGGTGTCCACTGCTAATCGGCTATGCAATACATCTCGACCACCCCTTAAACCTCAGCAACCTCCCTCAATCGCCTAATGGTAGATCGGACGGTAGCGGCAGAAGGAGTACCGAAGGTGTAAGCACCACCGGCGTAAGACTTGTTGCAGCCCTTGCAAGCCCAGATACCAACGTTGGTTCGCTTGACGGCGACCTACATGTTTGGATCAGTCTAATGCTTGCGACGTGAGACAAAGTGAATAACTGACCTTGCCACAGTTAGGGCAAGAGTATCGAGCGTGCTGGGTGatttccatcttcttgaCGCTAAAGTGAAACGTCAATCACAATATTCAAGACTGGCCAGATTGCTTCAACTCACGTCTTCCTGAGGGAGGCACCGTAACGGGTACCGTATTTACCGGTGACACCGACCTTCTTTGTTCGCTTGGTCTGAAAAAGGAATCAAGGATCAGCGGTTGGGCGAATACAAATAGGTAGAGCAGGCATAGGCGTAGGTTATGTTATGCGGGTGTCGGGTTGAAAACTTGACAGCGGCTGGATATCGATGATCCTCGGGTAAAGATTTTCTGTCCAAACCCTCCTCCTGCATCCCCTTTTTCCCACCTTGTCTGCAATTTTTGACAACTCCCACCCAtcagctggcgccatcgCATCACTTCGCCCTATGCCACCGATTGCACTTCCACGTTCACCACCACACCGTTCAAGTCGTTTTGTCGTCCTTCCCGCAATAGTTTTTGATAGGATGATGTCGTACGCCCATGCCTGTGGAGGATGATATGCCAGTACTCACCATTTTTTTTGATGTACTACACTTGAAGGCTGGAGAGTAACTTGTAACCTTGAGTCGAGATTGAAATCCCACCACTCCCAGCAAGTGACAATTCCCCCGCGGAGAGGCGAGTGTGGCATCCAGCCTATGTCGGCGTTAATTCTATGAGGTGCATTATCGCCGAAGGGTGCGGAACCATCAGGCATTGTTCTGACGCGTCTCAACGTACGTATACTTGGCAACTCTGCCATTAATAACATGTCTTTCTGGGCAGTAATCCTCTTGCTCATCAAGCTAGGAACACTCCTTCTATAAAACAGCATGATTTGGTTCTAGCCATCGAGATATCTCTATCGTTACAAAGCGCTCTAATGTCTGGTAAAATATGGCAATCGTTCAGGATTGATGGAGATTTCCATCATTAATAATCAGCAATAATGCCGTGTCACAACCGGTATGGCAACCAAAAGTCCTTCTCTTACCCCCTCCTTAAGTACGCGGAATGATATTGAAGTAATTTCTCATGGAATCATGCGCTAGTCTTCATCGGCCCAAAGCTGCGCTGCATTTGATTCCTCCACCCCGTTTGTCTGAGAAGCTTTTAGTCGGTGACTCAACGAAATTTCCTACTCTCTGTTCTTAATTCACTCTGGTTGTGCTCGTGATCTCCCTTAACACATGCTCGATCGTAAATTGCTTGCTGTCTATTACTGCAACTGACGCCTGCTGCCTTGTCTCTTCAACGGACGCTGCAAGAAGCCAAGCAGCAGAATATAGGTGCGGAAGCAACCTCCACTTTCTTTCCCCGCGCCTAACTGCACGTTTGTGATATTTGTGCCTGAGTAGGATATCGTGATCGACTGGGGGGCTATCTCGCCATCTATGAATAAACAAATAAATCTTCTCTTGACGAATATCTCACATTACCCGCTTCTTATACACACATTTCCGGCTCATAAGGCCATTATTATGCCTTCAACAACTGACCCTCTCGCCGACTCCCACGCATCCCCTCAGTCTCCCCGTTCTATCCCCACCGCCAGCCTCAACAacctctctctcctctccgAATCCTCCACTGGTTCTTGGGAACGCGGCAGGATGACAGGCAATGCTCGTTCACCGCCTTCTAGTTCTTTCCTTTCCGACTCACTTGCCGCAGGTGTCTCTCCTGTGGTTGCGGCGGGCGTAAACGTCGTCGAAGGCGGCAACGGCACATCTGCGTCTAGTGGAGCCAAAGGTC is drawn from Cryptococcus gattii WM276 chromosome A, complete sequence and contains these coding sequences:
- a CDS encoding Hypothetical Protein (Similar to TIGR gene model, INSD accession AAW41679.1) — protein: MAQDDTASFAVPSSSTPSMAPSIPAKSSSSLIGGVTRKQNIACDQCRSRKTRCLRGDKKDVCEQCKSKGIECTSSYIEALAEKKKKADEEQPSNFRRKKRRKSNSHSQPPPVSLSSALCPVHPELERRTSNESGNSKASSVSQMDHSAIQSPVMGMALSIAGDETDADKLHRVQAAQHVRENASAIADSLHLLENLTSAQGSSVTLPLPLALSLPNHPPPQPPPPLTPSEKQHGLIRYLLSPYPVLIPVLGYSDVASIESCKQGQSDLWEEMGGKVWEEEPSEAHKSMKADELTKLADDLIDSYFSVAHIRNPCYDPPTFRARLCTPNTHPQGPIPHPILATALAWGARFSDHPVVQQDRNECSQRLSGGEEHEVREKGRGRKRSRLVQMAVIRAREVCEICRIWRIPSIENVKALVNLEGLLGHCQMVYATAAVKHLLAMGYNSTRAILTIPDEKERTDIVLIWWVLIVTDSYRSVFYRIKPCLLDDDYDLEPPGSTPDLSNFTPINLSEPSHAILWFSAAQSAASMCRALSLRLCSPHLQTSGIPLSLLRTFIHSASIWRTNYLSKLGVPPVWPENWDFLQAMAACSADVSHHALWLVLYRALEESGVEEERNGGVGMGMGGMGIEVEVKSVKRRLKEESEHAALRIAALVAVLTENEYLSLDPLSIHHPIYEAGLYLAQRGRAEYLACVVGLKQYAITFPATWDDAEELEKIYAGSQQGDPRLGIWSQSKAHSVSMNSVSDGETARGVADTGTCSEEPAVMRSIEEQMWQGGWKKTMWQL
- a CDS encoding Potassium channel, putative (Similar to TIGR gene model, INSD accession AAW41680.1); protein product: MGTPSPQSVSSTTTTKPSRWQHIPVARRKEQQQVQAVKKNCHVRDISSRSCRMFKKKNLRSFAKYCPLISAILAPFSTLMDIPALSQRWYSQNGVTQPDPKASLALSGVGLGLNVIANILLVIRFSSKAPFWVNHSTKWSLYCWLGKTVVAAVNLIVFGILTRNDVSYQYLEGFWCAIVSFIGSTIISFTLLFHYFLAFGHSKSDNWDVRSQGRRFMLSVTVFIAILGVQSLVFSRIEDWEYVDGIYMSVQTALTIGYGDYVPTTTAGKVLIFPFSVLTISQLGNEIALIISFISQRAEERRKKWRLRFERAIHREANSMRPKAGLMEEMALVYKINSREELMTQLYDLIWSAISLIVFWLLGATAFSQIEGWSYGNAMYMVMVLSLTIGFGDYVPVQPAGKVVFIVYALMAVPIVTSFAVQTITGLLSTFSQHNVNRETFIIEQQRSPEAFAPHVDYIDRYHKSYADLRDKLLQGNIASNGLDARGESEDDASEDEDNKSGAGAEAESEAEANERDASSESKRDLQEEGSTQVDVHGTQESGIDGVIDQFREMEKEDLKEDARREEDEQSPHPAVVESESGDRFIISKEERKLEVDLLKQLLAKTVSFEVEARQMLLDSMQKGVERTILLADRNVQIRDVKAIRGDDASIVSVWAGEEQAQRNATDKDKNNKSSSDPGADPDKEHHSKKSQSDMLTKVINYRSLFAEILVLGGILQKLEGAELKQFERWRGSLLKAENGRDGGERRGEDEEANGEIREVANELAEGDAKDMKVLGKERWSGLMKDLIKRQVKKMRHKNGWDEENMV
- a CDS encoding 60s ribosomal protein l37a, putative (Similar to TIGR gene model, INSD accession AAW41678.1), producing MTKRTKKVGVTGKYGTRYGASLRKTVKKMEITQHARYSCPNCGKVAVKRTNVGIWACKGCNKSYAGGAYTFGTPSAATVRSTIRRLREVAEV
- a CDS encoding Proteasome regulatory particle subunit (RpnI), putative (Similar to TIGR gene model, INSD accession AAW41682.1) encodes the protein MEIDPPASSSTSPVAYLDTQLASAPEELKPWWTKIKDQYERKLWHNLTVTLTQFVFLPGTGQYQIELFEKFIKTVESKINALKLVEIARRVGREFSEPDLTLKFLQSVHSRLASPYPKPATESTPEVPAPPPPAASAFALSLSSIAYAQLLLGDLPACKSSLDECEKLLSEQDTVEPVVNAGYYGVAGDYFKVKADYAPYYKNALLYLACVDVNAELEAEDRKSRAHDLCIAALLGETIYNFGELLQHPILQTLTGTEYEWIKSMISAFNAGEIGKFESLCNNLPNEPILEASLSFLRQKICLMALIQAVFARPRDGSSRLMTFQSIGEATRLPVHEVEHLIMKALSLGLIRGSLDQVGGTADITWVQPRVLEGKQLDTLAEQFKAWTESVGKTEKKVEDQAKAAKTQVLVQ